The Mesorhizobium sp. AR02 genomic interval AAGCCCTACGGTTGGGTAGCCTACGCAGGCAGCCGGATATATCTTTCAGCCGGCGGAACGTTTGTAGCCGCCCCGGTGTTATCACCATGATCCCCGCATAGGGATCATAAAGGGCCTTGCCCCTCTTGGCCCTAGTTTGAGTCCGCTGTCTCCCCGGCAGCGGACCCGACGCATTCAGGTGATTGCCGGGCATCCCTCTAAAACGCAAATGCCAACGACTTTAACTGCCTCCGGCTCGACTGAATACAACCGTGCCGTCGTCTTTGCGAATTTCCACCGCTACGATATCGTCATCCCGCTTTCGAGCGGGAAAGGTGGCAAAGACATGGTCCCTCGCAGCTTTCTCGGCATCAAATGGCGTCTTCTCCACGATGCCCTTTTTCCCGTACCAGATCACCGTGTAGGCCACAGCTGCGACGCTCCCTCTACAGGCGCTTTGATCTTGCTGGCCAGCAGTTCAACGGGAGCATCCAGCCCTTTTAAGGCAGCGTGAAGGGCAGCAATAGCCGCCGCCAGATGGTCTTCACGTTTGCCATTGTCGTTCGCTAGATCGGTGCGTTGAGGCAGCGACATGGGCGAACTATGCGCCTTGTCGCGGTGTCAGTCTACGGGGTCGGCGAGGGCGCCAAGATCGAGGAGATCAAGCCCAAGAATCGCTAGATCCTGCAGAGCCAACGGCCTTCCTATATCGACGGTAAGGTCGTAGGGGGCTTTTGGGTGGAACCGCTGGGTATCTTCACCGTTCTCTCCAAATGGCCGTCACCATCATTGGAGCGTTGCTTACTGTCGCTGGCGTTGTGTACATGGCCGGCGCGGTTCTAAGGCGCGGGCGACTGAGCGATCCGACGCCTTCTCCTGCTAGGCCTGATCGCCCAACGCCAAATCTCGCAACCCCAGGTCCGACACTTGAGCCGCGTCGGCGCGGCCTCGGCTTCCTTGGCCTGTCGCAGAACTGGCCAGGCCTTCTGATGATGGGGATCGGCCTTATCCTGCTGTTGTCAGCAGCGGTCCTCTAAGCAGCGCAACCGCGACTGGAAGCCGACGTTCGATCGAGGTGAAGGCACTATCAATTGCCCTTCGGACACTTGATCGGGCGGCCCGACAGTCGGAGGGGGCGGCGGCCGAAACTCGCGCTGGCGGGGTCGTTCCGTCCCTTCCGACCCCTGGGTGTCATATTAGCCACAGATAATGTTAATCGGCAATCCGGTCTTGCGTCATTGGCATAGGTGTTCCGTAATGGGCCATCGTGTCTGGCACCGCTATTGCACTGTCAGCAATGCCGGGGACATCTCTCACCCAGCAATCGGGGGGCAAATGGGGGGCCCCGCCGCTTCGCAAATGGAGCGGCGGGCTATCGTTAACGGGGGGCGGGGCAACCATGTATTTTCCGCAATTTTTGGTGGGGATGTTCACCACGTCGGCCGTAGTGGCGATCTGGGCCAACATAGAAGCCGGATCTGTCGGCAAGGCGCTCGCTTGGACCGTCCTCACGCTGACGATTCTGCAAGTCGGATATTTCCTGATGGCATTCGGGCTTTGCTATAAGCGCTCGACGAAAAGCACCGACGCAAAACCGGATCCTGCTCATCAGCCCATTCGTCGAGACGGTAGTGTCTCATCCGGCCGATAATGACCGACAGGCCGGCCACAACCTACGTCGTCAGCGTGTTCGAGAAACCGCATTGGCGATGAGGTGAAGGACGACGATCTGTTCGACCTGTGAGGCCGCTTCGCCGCACGCTCAAGACATCGAGCCAGGTGGCTGATGTTGCCGTCTTGTGCGGCAAAGCGCTACCGCCTCGCGGCCGAACAGCGGATGTTGGCCGCCCTTGTGCGCAGCGGGACGCGCCAGAGCGCGCCAGACGCCTCCGCGCTGTAGGACAGCGGCCGGCGGAAACGCGCGCTGGCGGGGCTCAGCGTGCAGGAGTATGCTGTTTGGCCGCTGAAAAGCGGCAAGATTTCCCAGGGAGGAACCGATGGCACGCAAATACATAGACTGCCGAGAATTCCCGAGTGAAATGAAATGCACCATTGTGATCTCCGCAGATCGAGAGGACGAACTGATCGAGGCTGCGGTACAGCACGCTGTGTCTGTACATAGGGAACACGATACGCCCGAACTCCGCTCCCAGGTCAGGAAAGCGATCCATGAAGGCGTCCCAGCCTGAAGCCAGGGCTCTAGCGCAGGAAAATGGCCGGCGCCCCTTGGGCGGGGGGCGTTGGGGAATAGGCGCCGGCCACAGGCGGAAATAGGTCCGCCGCGCTGGACAGATGGCCGATTTATCGGGGCAGCGTTATGGCGTGATCGCGGAAGCTACGGCATCAGCGTTTCATTGCCACTTCGCAAGGGACGGGCCGCCGCTGCAGTGAATGGAGAGGCGGTCATTTTGCCTCCTGTCCCACTTCAGGACTAGGGTGCTGGCATCGCTCTTGCTTCGGAGAAGGTGCCGGCTAATCCCGGCCCTGATCGCGTACCTGATCAGGTAGTAGGCTCGCCGGGTTTGAGGTGGTTGGGGTCTTCGCCCGGCGGGTTTCCCTCTTAGGCCTTTTGTTTTGTGGCCCTGTATTCGGCTTCCCACGGCAATGAGTCAAAGTCCGGCTTGTGGTCGCCGGAACGGTAGGCGTCCTGGCCGATATAGCTGCATTTGCCGCTCTCCAGGATGCAGGCAAAGGGTGGACTTCCTGGGCATCGGTAAAGGCCTACTGCTCTTTCCATGCGAGAAGGTGTCCCACGGAGGCTCACGCGTGTCGCCGTTCATTGTGATGAAGGCAACAGGACGGGCGATTGCAGCGGCCCGGCGCGTACTTGTTGGGGCAGTAGCGCACCGGGCCTAACCGGCGAGGCTTCGAGGGGCGGGCGCCGGCTGGCGAATATATGTGCCAATGCTAATATATAAGAAGCATGCGAATGAAGGAACCAAAGGCAAAGGCCAGCAGATGACCGACAAGCCGGCCACAACCTACGTCGTAAGCGTGTTCGAGAAACCGCATTGGCGCACCATCCTCACCACCAAGGACAGGGCCAGCAGTCATCGGGCCTTGCGCACGTTGCGGAAAGGCTAGCGCGCCGACTGTTTCTTGGCCTGTGCGGCGATAGCGCAGAGGAAGGCCAATGCAGCGGCATCGCATGCCTCCCGTGATGGCCCCTTGGCGAAAAGGACTGCGTCCGCGGCTGGTATTGTCAAGCCATGCTTTCTGGCGAATGAGGCGACTTCGTAAGGCTGATTTTCTGGTTGATTGCCGGCGTCGAAATCGTAATCCATAGATTGAATTCCTCCCAGTTCGCGACCTTTTCCCTCTCCGCCTGAGGTAAAATTAACTGCCGGGGTGTCGCGCGAGTCTAGCAACTCAGGATTGCGTAAATCGATATAACTCCGAAACCCGTCTACGTCTTGTTGTTTCCAAGCATCTAAGGATGCGGGATCCTGCTACGCGGCCAACGCGCTCCTTCGCTATCCGGCGGCGACGCTTGACGACCTCGCCGCCAAGGTGCGGGTGCATCGCGTCTGGGAATACGACGGGCAGGACTTCAACTTCATTATGGACGACATAGCGCGTGTCGCCGGAAAAGGGGGTGTCGTATGAACGCCGCCGTGTCTGTCGAGCCGGATCGGGGCCTAATCACCGAGGCTGATATCGATCGCGGCTATGATGCATGCGCGATAGTCCGCGTTTGCGAACTGGCGATGGAGCAAATTCCCGAGCTGGGCCAGGACGCTCTTGTCAACGAAGCCGTTGGCGACATCGTGAGGTTGTTGCGGATGGTGGGACAGATGACCGGGGCATCACTTAACGTCTTGGAGCTGGCAAAAACGAGACAGGCAGACACCAAAGCCTGATCAATTGCCCTTCGGACACTTGAAGCCCGCTGCCTCACGGTGGCGGGCTTTTGCACGCGACTGCGGAAACTGATCCAGAGCCCGGTCGCGGGAGGAACGAGTCGGCCAGCCTTCGCGTTATTCTCGATCGAACCGATGGAGGTAACCGTGAGGAAGCTGATACTCGCATCCGTGCTCGCGATTGCTGGCACGGCCGCTGTAGTTGAACCGACGCAAGCGCAATTTCTTTTCTCGCCCTTCGGGGGCTATAACGGTGACTTTTTTGGTGGCTTCGGAGGATTTCCGCCCCCCTATCGCCACTATTACAACCGAGATTACTATGGTGACCAGTACTATGAGGAGCAATATCGCCCGTACTACCGATACCACCACCACCACCGGCACTACTACCGGCACTACTACCACCACAGGCATCACCACCATAGGCACTACTACCGCTACTGAAATACGACACGCTGTCGCATTCGGCCCGCTGCCTCACGGTGGCGGGTTTTCCATTTTTGAGCTTTCCGTCGTTTTCTGGGTCAATGAAGCGGGGCTAGCAGATTGCTTCGCCCCGTGTAGTCGTCATTT includes:
- a CDS encoding DUF1059 domain-containing protein; its protein translation is MARKYIDCREFPSEMKCTIVISADREDELIEAAVQHAVSVHREHDTPELRSQVRKAIHEGVPA